In Stutzerimonas stutzeri, a genomic segment contains:
- a CDS encoding DUF4381 domain-containing protein has protein sequence MSSLDQLEPLIAPAPISGWPPAPGWWFLAALMLSVLLLLRLRPWQRWQRVKVEAEVTVDPQRQIALDELAQLNKPYGGQPANQWLQQLNALLKRLCRTRYPDDHPHTLSGRAWLAFLDNRCPAAGLTRWMVLVEGLYRAECRLDDKAIQGLEQAVQIWIRKHV, from the coding sequence ATGAGCTCACTCGATCAACTCGAGCCGCTGATCGCACCCGCCCCAATCAGCGGATGGCCGCCGGCGCCCGGCTGGTGGTTCCTCGCCGCGCTGATGCTTAGCGTTCTTCTGCTGCTGCGTTTGCGCCCGTGGCAACGGTGGCAGCGAGTAAAAGTTGAAGCCGAAGTGACCGTCGATCCCCAGCGACAGATTGCCCTGGACGAACTCGCCCAGCTGAACAAGCCCTACGGGGGACAGCCCGCCAACCAGTGGCTGCAACAGCTTAACGCGCTGCTCAAGCGCCTCTGCCGCACCCGCTATCCGGATGATCACCCGCATACCCTCAGCGGTCGTGCCTGGCTGGCGTTTCTCGACAATCGTTGTCCGGCAGCTGGCCTGACGCGCTGGATGGTACTGGTCGAAGGCTTGTACCGCGCCGAATGCCGACTGGACGACAAGGCCATCCAGGGCTTGGAACAGGCCGTGCAGATCTGGATTCGCAAGCATGTTTGA
- a CDS encoding vWA domain-containing protein, translated as MFELAWPWIFLLLPLPWVLRWLLPVADSGDAALKVSFIGELEPLAGRRAAVALPAWRQQLPYLVVWLLLLFAAARPQWLGEPLPLPTSGRDLLLAVDVSGSMDYPDMQWEGDEVSRLDLVKHLLGDFIIERRGDRVGLILFGSNAYLQAPLTFDRQTVRTWLDEAAIGIAGGNTAIGDAIGLAVKRLRERPAQSRVLVLITDGANNGGEIEPLLAARLAAEEGIRIHTIGIGSDAEAGGVLQRFGFVGAELDEPTLRAIAERTGGDYFRARSSSELKSIGDTLDQLEPAAQQPAQARVADALYAWPLSAALLISLLLVATSLWRPALQRLIWRGERL; from the coding sequence ATGTTTGAGCTGGCGTGGCCGTGGATTTTCCTTCTGCTGCCTCTGCCCTGGGTGTTGCGCTGGCTGCTGCCGGTCGCCGACAGTGGCGATGCCGCTCTGAAGGTCAGCTTCATCGGTGAACTGGAACCGCTGGCGGGTCGTCGCGCCGCCGTCGCGCTTCCCGCTTGGCGTCAGCAACTTCCTTACCTTGTGGTCTGGTTGCTGCTGTTGTTTGCCGCCGCCCGGCCGCAATGGCTTGGCGAACCCCTGCCGCTGCCCACCAGTGGCCGCGATCTATTGCTGGCCGTAGATGTCTCCGGTTCGATGGACTACCCGGACATGCAATGGGAGGGAGACGAGGTCAGTCGGCTGGACCTGGTCAAGCATTTGCTCGGTGACTTCATCATCGAGCGGCGCGGCGACCGCGTCGGGCTGATCCTTTTCGGCAGCAACGCCTACCTGCAGGCACCGCTGACTTTCGACCGACAGACCGTTCGCACCTGGCTCGACGAGGCCGCGATCGGTATCGCCGGCGGCAACACCGCCATCGGCGATGCCATTGGCCTGGCAGTCAAGCGTTTGCGCGAACGTCCGGCACAAAGCCGAGTGCTGGTGCTGATCACCGACGGCGCCAACAACGGCGGAGAAATCGAGCCCCTGCTGGCTGCTCGTCTGGCGGCAGAAGAAGGCATCAGGATCCATACGATCGGCATTGGCTCTGACGCGGAGGCTGGCGGTGTGCTCCAGCGCTTCGGCTTCGTGGGCGCCGAGCTGGACGAACCGACTCTGCGGGCGATCGCCGAGCGAACCGGCGGCGACTACTTCCGAGCACGTTCGAGCAGCGAGCTCAAGAGCATCGGCGACACGCTCGATCAACTCGAGCCAGCCGCACAGCAGCCGGCACAGGCACGTGTCGCCGATGCGCTCTATGCCTGGCCACTGTCAGCCGCGTTGTTGATCAGCCTGCTGCTGGTAGCGACAAGCCTCTGGCGGCCGGCATTGCAACGCCTCATCTGGCGCGGGGAACGACTGTGA